A single region of the Cucumis melo cultivar AY chromosome 3, USDA_Cmelo_AY_1.0, whole genome shotgun sequence genome encodes:
- the LOC103485398 gene encoding dynamin-2A-like isoform X1, protein MDSVEAIEELAQLSDSMRQAAALLADEDVDETSTSGASSRRPSTFLNVVALGNVGAGKSAVLNSLIGHPVLPTGENGATRAPISIDLQRDGSLSSKSIILQIDNKSQQVSASALRHSLQDRLSKSSSGKSRDEIYLKLRTSTAPPLKLIDLPGLDQRSVSESMISEYGEHNDAILLVIVPASQAAEISSTRALRMAKEYDGEGTRTIGIISKIDQAASDQKSLAAVQALLLNQGPPRASDIPWIALIGQSVSIATAQSGSVGSENSLETAWRAESESLKSILTGAPQSKLGRIALVDALAHQIRNRMKVRLPNLLSGLQGKSQIVQEELSKLGDQMGESAEGTRAVALQLCREFEDKFLQHIATGEGAGWKVVASFEGNFPNRIKQLPLDRHFDINNVKRIVLEADGYQPYLISPEKGLRSLIKGVLELAKEPSRLCVDEVHRVLVDIVSAAANSTPGLGRYPPFKREIVALASAALDGFKNEAKKMVVALVDMERAFVPPQHFIRLVQRRMERQRREEEVKYKSSKKGQEAEQAILNRATSPQTGGQQSSGSLKSMKEKPGKEDKELQETSGLKTAGPEGEITAGFLLKKSAKTSGWSKRWFVLNEKTGKLGYTKKQEERHFRGVITLEECNVEEASDEEEASSKSSKDKKANGPDSGKGLIFKITSKVAYKTVLKAHNAVVLKAENMADKLEWMNKIRSIIQPSRGQMKGSESGLPMRQSLSDGSLDTMNRRPVDPEEELRWMSQEVRGYVEAVLNSLAANVPKAVVLCQVEKAKEDMLNQLYSSISAHSTTRIEELLLEDHNVKNKRERCQKQSSLLSKLLRQLSIHDNQAAAAANWSDSGAESSPKMSASSGEDWKSAFDAAANGRANYNRTSSNGHSRRYSDPDQNGDSNSRSSSNSRRTPNRMPPPPPPSSGSKYY, encoded by the exons gGAGCTGGCAAATCTGCGGTTTTAAATAGCTTGATTGGACATCCTGTTTTG CCAACTGGGGAAAATGGTGCTACTAGGGCTCCCATAAGCATTGATTTACAGAGGGATGGCTCATTGAGCAGCAAATCAATCATCTTGCAAATCGACAATAAGTCTCAGCAAGTTTCTGCAA GTGCTTTGCGACATTCTCTGCAGGACAGATTGAGTAAAAGTTCATCTGGCAAGAGCCGAGATGAAATCTACTTGAAGCTTCGAACTAGTACAG CACCACCGTTGAAATTGATTGATTTACCTGGGCTTGACCAGCGGAGCGTGAGTGAATCAATG ATTAGTGAATATGGTGAGCACAATGATGCCATTTTGCTAGTCATTGTACCTGCCTCTCAAGCTGCTGAGATTTCTTCAACTCGTGCACTCAGAATGGCAAAGGAATATGACGGTGAAG GAACTAGAACTATTGGGATAATTAGTAAAATAGATCAAGCTGCTTCAGATCAGAAATCTCTGGCTGCTGTACAGGCTTTATTATTAAATCAAGGACCACCAAGGGCTTCAGATATACCATGGATTGCTTTAATTGGTCAATCTGTTTCAATTGCTACTGCACAGTCTGGTTCTGTTGGCTCTGAAAATTCTTTGGAAACTGCATGGAGAGCCGAGAGTGAAAGTCTGAAATCCATACTGACTGGAGCCCCTCAGAGTAAACTGGGTAGAATTGCTTTGGTGGATGCTTTGGCTCATCAAATACGGAACCGTATGAAAGTCAGACTTCCAAACCTATTATCAGG GCTACAAGGAAAGTCTCAGATTGTTCAAGAGGAGTTATCGAAACTTGGTGATCAAATGGGGGAAAGTGCTGAAGGGACAAGAGCCGTAGCTTTGCAGCTCTGCCGTGAATTTGAAGATAAATTTCTTCAGCACATTGCAACTGGTGAG GGTGCTGGATGGAAAGTTGTTGCTAGTTTTGAGGGAAACTTTCCGAACAGAATCAAGCAGCTCCCTCTAGACAGACATTTTGACATCAACAATGTCAAGAGG ATTGTGTTAGAAGCTGATGGTTATCAACCATATTTGATATCCCCTGAAAAGGGTTTGCGATCTTTGATAAAAGGTGTTCTAGAGCTTGCAAAAGAACCATCTCGTCTTTGTGTTGATGAG GTTCATCGCGTTCTAGTGGATATAGTTTCTGCTGCTGCAAATTCTACACCAGGTCTTGGAAGATACCCACCTTTCAAGAGAGAG ATTGTCGCTCTCGCAAGTGCTGCATTAGATGGATTTAAGAATGAAGCGAAGAAAATGGTAGTTGCACTGGTTGACATGGAGCGGGCTTTTGTGCCTCCACAACATTTTATTCGATTGGTACAAAGGAG GATGGAGAGGCAGCGTCGAGAGGAGGAAGTGAAATATAAATCATCAAAGAAAGGTCAAGAGGCAGAGCAAGCAATATTGAACAGG GCAACTAGTCCTCAAACTGGTGGTCAACAAAGTAGTGGAAGCCTGAAATCAATGAAGGAAAAACCAGGCAAAGAGGACAAAGAACTACAGGAAACTTCTGGTTTGAAAACTGCAGGTCCAGAAGGGGAAATAACAGCAG GTTTTCTGTTAAAGAAAAGTGCCAAAACAAGTGGATGGAGTAAAAGATGGTTTGTCCTAAACGAGAAGACCGGAAAG CTTGGTTACACTAAGAAGCAAGAGGAGAGACATTTCCGTGGTGTGATCACTTTGGAG GAATGTAACGTTGAGGAGGCTTCAGATGAGGAAGAAGCTTCTTCTAAGAGTTCAAAGGACAAGAAAGCTAATGGACCAGATTCTGGAAAAGGACTCATCTTCAAGATCACGAGCAAGGTTGCATATAAAACCGTTCTTAAAG CACATAACGCTGTTGTCTTGAAGGCTGAAAATATGGCTGACAAGCTTGAATGGATGAATAAGATACGAAGTATTATTCAACCTTCCAGAGGACAAATGAAGGGTTCTGAAAGTGGTCTTCCAATGCGGCAGAGTCTTTCGGATGGTTCTCTT GATACGATGAATAGAAGACCCGTTGATCCTGAAGAGGAACTACGGTGGATGTCCCAAGAAGTTCGTGGCTATGTTGAAGCTGTCTTGAACAGTTTGGCTGCGAATGTTCCGAAA GCAGTTGTACTCTGCCAAGTTGAGAAAGCCAAGGAAGATATGTTAAATCAGTTGTATAGTTCCATCAG TGCTCACAGCACAACAAGGATAGAGGAGCTACTTCTCGAGGATCACAATGTAAAGAATAAGAGAGAGCGTTGCCAAAAACAATCATCTCTTCTTTCTAAATTGCTACGCCAACTCAGCATACATGACAACCAAGCTGCTGCTGCAGCCAACTGGTCCGATAGCGGTGCAG AAAGCAGTCCGAAAATGAGTGCTTCATCAGGAGAAGACTGGAAATCTGCATTTGACGCTGCAGCCAACGGTCGTGCGAACTACAATAGAACTTCATCCAATGGTCATAGTCGACGTTATAGTGATCCAGATCAAAACGGGGATTCAAACTCACGTTCAAGTTCCAACAGTCGTCGCACTCCGAACCGGATGCCTCCACCCCCTCCACCATCTTCGGGTTCAAAATACTATTAG
- the LOC103485398 gene encoding dynamin-2A-like isoform X2: MSYFLGAGKSAVLNSLIGHPVLPTGENGATRAPISIDLQRDGSLSSKSIILQIDNKSQQVSASALRHSLQDRLSKSSSGKSRDEIYLKLRTSTAPPLKLIDLPGLDQRSVSESMISEYGEHNDAILLVIVPASQAAEISSTRALRMAKEYDGEGTRTIGIISKIDQAASDQKSLAAVQALLLNQGPPRASDIPWIALIGQSVSIATAQSGSVGSENSLETAWRAESESLKSILTGAPQSKLGRIALVDALAHQIRNRMKVRLPNLLSGLQGKSQIVQEELSKLGDQMGESAEGTRAVALQLCREFEDKFLQHIATGEGAGWKVVASFEGNFPNRIKQLPLDRHFDINNVKRIVLEADGYQPYLISPEKGLRSLIKGVLELAKEPSRLCVDEVHRVLVDIVSAAANSTPGLGRYPPFKREIVALASAALDGFKNEAKKMVVALVDMERAFVPPQHFIRLVQRRMERQRREEEVKYKSSKKGQEAEQAILNRATSPQTGGQQSSGSLKSMKEKPGKEDKELQETSGLKTAGPEGEITAGFLLKKSAKTSGWSKRWFVLNEKTGKLGYTKKQEERHFRGVITLEECNVEEASDEEEASSKSSKDKKANGPDSGKGLIFKITSKVAYKTVLKAHNAVVLKAENMADKLEWMNKIRSIIQPSRGQMKGSESGLPMRQSLSDGSLDTMNRRPVDPEEELRWMSQEVRGYVEAVLNSLAANVPKAVVLCQVEKAKEDMLNQLYSSISAHSTTRIEELLLEDHNVKNKRERCQKQSSLLSKLLRQLSIHDNQAAAAANWSDSGAESSPKMSASSGEDWKSAFDAAANGRANYNRTSSNGHSRRYSDPDQNGDSNSRSSSNSRRTPNRMPPPPPPSSGSKYY; this comes from the exons ATGTCCTACTTTCTG gGAGCTGGCAAATCTGCGGTTTTAAATAGCTTGATTGGACATCCTGTTTTG CCAACTGGGGAAAATGGTGCTACTAGGGCTCCCATAAGCATTGATTTACAGAGGGATGGCTCATTGAGCAGCAAATCAATCATCTTGCAAATCGACAATAAGTCTCAGCAAGTTTCTGCAA GTGCTTTGCGACATTCTCTGCAGGACAGATTGAGTAAAAGTTCATCTGGCAAGAGCCGAGATGAAATCTACTTGAAGCTTCGAACTAGTACAG CACCACCGTTGAAATTGATTGATTTACCTGGGCTTGACCAGCGGAGCGTGAGTGAATCAATG ATTAGTGAATATGGTGAGCACAATGATGCCATTTTGCTAGTCATTGTACCTGCCTCTCAAGCTGCTGAGATTTCTTCAACTCGTGCACTCAGAATGGCAAAGGAATATGACGGTGAAG GAACTAGAACTATTGGGATAATTAGTAAAATAGATCAAGCTGCTTCAGATCAGAAATCTCTGGCTGCTGTACAGGCTTTATTATTAAATCAAGGACCACCAAGGGCTTCAGATATACCATGGATTGCTTTAATTGGTCAATCTGTTTCAATTGCTACTGCACAGTCTGGTTCTGTTGGCTCTGAAAATTCTTTGGAAACTGCATGGAGAGCCGAGAGTGAAAGTCTGAAATCCATACTGACTGGAGCCCCTCAGAGTAAACTGGGTAGAATTGCTTTGGTGGATGCTTTGGCTCATCAAATACGGAACCGTATGAAAGTCAGACTTCCAAACCTATTATCAGG GCTACAAGGAAAGTCTCAGATTGTTCAAGAGGAGTTATCGAAACTTGGTGATCAAATGGGGGAAAGTGCTGAAGGGACAAGAGCCGTAGCTTTGCAGCTCTGCCGTGAATTTGAAGATAAATTTCTTCAGCACATTGCAACTGGTGAG GGTGCTGGATGGAAAGTTGTTGCTAGTTTTGAGGGAAACTTTCCGAACAGAATCAAGCAGCTCCCTCTAGACAGACATTTTGACATCAACAATGTCAAGAGG ATTGTGTTAGAAGCTGATGGTTATCAACCATATTTGATATCCCCTGAAAAGGGTTTGCGATCTTTGATAAAAGGTGTTCTAGAGCTTGCAAAAGAACCATCTCGTCTTTGTGTTGATGAG GTTCATCGCGTTCTAGTGGATATAGTTTCTGCTGCTGCAAATTCTACACCAGGTCTTGGAAGATACCCACCTTTCAAGAGAGAG ATTGTCGCTCTCGCAAGTGCTGCATTAGATGGATTTAAGAATGAAGCGAAGAAAATGGTAGTTGCACTGGTTGACATGGAGCGGGCTTTTGTGCCTCCACAACATTTTATTCGATTGGTACAAAGGAG GATGGAGAGGCAGCGTCGAGAGGAGGAAGTGAAATATAAATCATCAAAGAAAGGTCAAGAGGCAGAGCAAGCAATATTGAACAGG GCAACTAGTCCTCAAACTGGTGGTCAACAAAGTAGTGGAAGCCTGAAATCAATGAAGGAAAAACCAGGCAAAGAGGACAAAGAACTACAGGAAACTTCTGGTTTGAAAACTGCAGGTCCAGAAGGGGAAATAACAGCAG GTTTTCTGTTAAAGAAAAGTGCCAAAACAAGTGGATGGAGTAAAAGATGGTTTGTCCTAAACGAGAAGACCGGAAAG CTTGGTTACACTAAGAAGCAAGAGGAGAGACATTTCCGTGGTGTGATCACTTTGGAG GAATGTAACGTTGAGGAGGCTTCAGATGAGGAAGAAGCTTCTTCTAAGAGTTCAAAGGACAAGAAAGCTAATGGACCAGATTCTGGAAAAGGACTCATCTTCAAGATCACGAGCAAGGTTGCATATAAAACCGTTCTTAAAG CACATAACGCTGTTGTCTTGAAGGCTGAAAATATGGCTGACAAGCTTGAATGGATGAATAAGATACGAAGTATTATTCAACCTTCCAGAGGACAAATGAAGGGTTCTGAAAGTGGTCTTCCAATGCGGCAGAGTCTTTCGGATGGTTCTCTT GATACGATGAATAGAAGACCCGTTGATCCTGAAGAGGAACTACGGTGGATGTCCCAAGAAGTTCGTGGCTATGTTGAAGCTGTCTTGAACAGTTTGGCTGCGAATGTTCCGAAA GCAGTTGTACTCTGCCAAGTTGAGAAAGCCAAGGAAGATATGTTAAATCAGTTGTATAGTTCCATCAG TGCTCACAGCACAACAAGGATAGAGGAGCTACTTCTCGAGGATCACAATGTAAAGAATAAGAGAGAGCGTTGCCAAAAACAATCATCTCTTCTTTCTAAATTGCTACGCCAACTCAGCATACATGACAACCAAGCTGCTGCTGCAGCCAACTGGTCCGATAGCGGTGCAG AAAGCAGTCCGAAAATGAGTGCTTCATCAGGAGAAGACTGGAAATCTGCATTTGACGCTGCAGCCAACGGTCGTGCGAACTACAATAGAACTTCATCCAATGGTCATAGTCGACGTTATAGTGATCCAGATCAAAACGGGGATTCAAACTCACGTTCAAGTTCCAACAGTCGTCGCACTCCGAACCGGATGCCTCCACCCCCTCCACCATCTTCGGGTTCAAAATACTATTAG